A window of the Sporosarcina sp. FSL K6-2383 genome harbors these coding sequences:
- a CDS encoding metalloregulator ArsR/SmtB family transcription factor — protein sequence MQRASQLLKLLGDQTRLTMMKLLQSHDCCVCEFTAMFNMSQPAISQHLRKLRDIELVKETRKGKWIFYSINEDHDDYPFIQNVLEQLPGQDEMVIDLEAQGLRICCE from the coding sequence ATGCAAAGAGCATCACAATTACTAAAATTGCTTGGCGATCAAACGCGTTTAACGATGATGAAATTACTGCAGTCGCATGATTGTTGTGTCTGTGAGTTTACTGCGATGTTCAATATGAGTCAACCAGCGATTAGTCAACATTTGCGAAAATTGCGAGATATTGAATTAGTGAAAGAAACGCGCAAAGGAAAATGGATTTTTTATTCGATTAATGAAGATCATGACGATTATCCATTTATACAAAATGTCCTTGAACAACTGCCTGGACAGGATGAAATGGTTATTGATTTGGAAGCGCAAGGTTTGCGCATCTGTTGTGAGTAA
- a CDS encoding rhodanese-like domain-containing protein encodes MKEITVQELAFKMVNGEALNLIDVREVAEVQEGHIEGITNIPLGLLEFRMHELDKKKPYILICRSGGRSGQATALLQDQGFDVTNMVGGMMAWESEADLD; translated from the coding sequence GTGAAGGAAATTACAGTACAAGAACTGGCATTCAAAATGGTAAATGGTGAGGCATTAAACCTAATCGATGTACGCGAAGTAGCGGAAGTACAAGAAGGACATATTGAAGGAATTACTAATATTCCACTAGGTTTGCTCGAATTCCGTATGCATGAACTTGATAAAAAGAAGCCGTACATTCTGATATGCCGTTCAGGTGGACGAAGTGGTCAAGCGACTGCGTTGTTACAAGATCAAGGCTTTGACGTAACGAATATGGTAGGTGGCATGATGGCATGGGAAAGTGAAGCCGATCTTGATTAA
- a CDS encoding MBL fold metallo-hydrolase translates to MAVNKWTAADVARKVIDNKELFILDVRNADAFADWKIEGHQFEYVNIPYFELLDGVDEILPQIPTDKDVLVVCAKEGSSIMVADMLAEEGQEVSYLAGGMKSWSTYLEPIKVGDLANGGELYQFVRLGKGCLSYMVISEGEAAIIDAVRFTEVFINFAAEKNVTIKHVFDTHLHADHISGGRHIAEATGATYYLPSKDAEEVVFDYTALEDGLTVQIGTSKMEVGAIYSPGHTIGSTSFIVDEQYLLTGDILFVDSIGRPDLAGLAEDWVGDLRETLYSRYRELADDLIVLPAHFMIIEELNEDGTVAKRLGDLFVENHGLTIEDEVTFRSMVTANLPPQPNAYQEIRQVNMGKITPDNDEQTAMEIGPNRCAVR, encoded by the coding sequence ATGGCAGTAAATAAATGGACCGCGGCAGATGTTGCACGCAAAGTTATCGATAACAAAGAATTATTCATTTTGGACGTACGTAACGCAGATGCATTCGCAGATTGGAAAATTGAGGGCCATCAATTCGAATACGTCAACATTCCCTATTTCGAACTATTAGACGGCGTAGATGAGATTCTTCCTCAAATTCCAACCGATAAAGATGTACTTGTTGTCTGTGCGAAAGAAGGTTCGTCAATTATGGTAGCTGATATGCTAGCAGAAGAAGGGCAAGAAGTTAGTTACTTAGCGGGGGGTATGAAGTCTTGGAGCACGTACCTTGAGCCAATCAAAGTAGGCGATTTAGCGAATGGCGGCGAGCTATATCAATTCGTTCGTTTAGGAAAAGGCTGTCTTTCCTATATGGTGATTTCTGAAGGGGAAGCAGCAATTATTGATGCTGTTCGCTTTACTGAAGTATTTATAAACTTTGCGGCGGAGAAAAATGTCACCATCAAGCATGTGTTTGATACGCATTTACACGCAGATCATATTTCAGGCGGTCGCCATATCGCTGAAGCAACAGGTGCAACGTACTACTTACCATCGAAAGATGCAGAAGAAGTCGTGTTTGATTATACAGCACTTGAAGATGGTTTAACCGTACAAATTGGTACATCCAAAATGGAGGTAGGCGCCATTTATTCACCAGGTCATACGATTGGTTCTACTTCGTTTATAGTAGATGAACAATATTTGCTGACAGGTGACATTTTATTTGTCGATTCCATTGGTCGCCCTGATTTGGCAGGTCTGGCTGAAGACTGGGTAGGCGATTTACGTGAAACACTATATAGCCGTTACCGTGAATTGGCGGATGACCTAATCGTGTTGCCAGCCCATTTCATGATCATTGAAGAGTTAAATGAGGATGGAACAGTGGCAAAACGCTTAGGTGACCTATTCGTAGAAAATCATGGTTTAACTATTGAGGATGAAGTGACGTTCCGAAGTATGGTGACAGCTAACCTACCACCACAACCGAATGCTTATCAAGAAATCCGTCAAGTGAATATGGGGAAAATCACACCAGATAACGACGAGCAAACAGCTATGGAAATTGGGCCAAACCGATGTGCAGTACGTTAA
- a CDS encoding sulfite exporter TauE/SafE family protein, with the protein MDIIFIVIIFLIGFIGSFLSGMLGVGGSIIKYPMLLYIPPLFGLAAFSAHEVSGISAVQVLFASLAGVWAYRKGGYLNKSLIIYMGGSILVGSFIGSFGSSFLSEQSVNVVYGVLATIAAIMMFIPKKQVDDKPLYEVTFNKPLAAILALIVGVGSGIVGAAGGFLLVPIMLVVLNIPTRMTIATSLAVTFISSIGGSIGKLMTGQVDYWPAFIMIIASLIAAPLGAKIGKMLNTKILQVILAVLILATAVKIWIDII; encoded by the coding sequence GTGGATATTATATTTATAGTGATTATATTTTTAATAGGATTTATCGGCTCTTTTCTATCGGGTATGCTAGGCGTCGGTGGTTCCATTATTAAATATCCAATGCTGCTTTACATCCCACCCTTATTTGGCTTAGCCGCTTTTTCGGCGCATGAAGTATCGGGCATTAGTGCGGTCCAAGTATTATTTGCTTCACTTGCGGGTGTTTGGGCTTACCGTAAAGGGGGCTACTTAAATAAATCACTTATCATTTATATGGGTGGTTCGATTTTAGTCGGAAGCTTTATCGGAAGTTTTGGCTCGTCCTTTTTATCAGAACAAAGTGTGAATGTTGTGTATGGAGTGCTGGCAACAATTGCGGCCATTATGATGTTTATTCCGAAGAAACAGGTGGATGACAAACCCTTATATGAAGTAACATTTAATAAGCCGTTAGCTGCCATTTTGGCGTTAATTGTTGGCGTTGGGTCTGGTATTGTCGGGGCTGCAGGGGGATTTTTGCTTGTGCCTATTATGCTTGTCGTCCTGAACATTCCAACGCGTATGACAATCGCAACGAGTCTCGCTGTTACATTTATTTCTTCCATTGGAGGGAGTATCGGTAAGCTCATGACAGGACAAGTCGATTACTGGCCGGCGTTCATAATGATTATTGCTAGTCTCATTGCGGCTCCGCTTGGCGCGAAAATCGGGAAAATGTTGAATACAAAGATTTTACAAGTCATTTTAGCAGTACTTATTTTAGCAACCGCCGTTAAAATTTGGATTGATATTATTTGA
- a CDS encoding sulfurtransferase TusA family protein, with amino-acid sequence MNANNILDAKELACPMPIVRTKKTMAAMASGEVLEVHVTDKGAAVDFPAWANAGGHEILEQTDDAGVLKIFIKKA; translated from the coding sequence ATGAATGCAAACAACATACTAGACGCAAAAGAATTAGCCTGTCCAATGCCAATTGTTCGTACAAAAAAAACAATGGCTGCAATGGCTTCAGGTGAAGTATTGGAAGTACATGTCACAGATAAAGGTGCTGCAGTCGATTTCCCAGCATGGGCAAATGCAGGTGGCCATGAGATTTTGGAGCAAACAGATGATGCTGGTGTACTAAAAATCTTTATTAAAAAAGCGTAA
- a CDS encoding rhodanese-like domain-containing protein: MEIAIVVGLVIVFIVWRMMPAKGIQTISTDQLKGIVGDQDKIFVDVRTPAEYKGRNIRQFKNMPLGSDFSKLPKDKGIIVICQSGMRSSQACKQLKKLGYSNVTNVRGGMSAWRG, translated from the coding sequence ATGGAAATAGCTATTGTAGTCGGCTTGGTCATTGTATTTATCGTTTGGCGCATGATGCCGGCAAAAGGGATTCAAACGATTTCAACGGACCAACTAAAAGGAATTGTTGGCGATCAAGATAAAATATTTGTCGATGTTCGAACGCCGGCTGAATATAAAGGGCGTAACATTCGTCAATTTAAAAATATGCCACTTGGCTCAGATTTTTCGAAGTTGCCGAAGGACAAAGGAATTATTGTCATTTGTCAAAGTGGTATGCGGAGCAGTCAAGCTTGTAAGCAATTAAAAAAATTAGGATATAGCAATGTAACGAATGTCCGTGGTGGCATGAGTGCATGGAGAGGATGA
- a CDS encoding sulfurtransferase TusA family protein, translated as MTIKADVQVDAKGLACPMPIVKTKKVMATLVDGQILEVIATDKGSKADLAAWAEAVGHQYIGTTEQGDVMMHYIRKCSADELIEKTFEQTISTDKIVARAANGGIILDVREEAEFAFGHIAGAKSIPMGELEARLSELEKGQEIYVVCRTGKRSDLAAQKLEKNGFTNVYNVLPGMAAWSGDLIKIV; from the coding sequence ATGACAATTAAAGCAGATGTACAGGTGGATGCAAAGGGATTGGCTTGTCCAATGCCAATCGTTAAAACAAAAAAGGTAATGGCAACGCTAGTAGATGGACAAATTTTAGAAGTCATTGCAACAGATAAGGGATCAAAGGCAGACTTAGCTGCTTGGGCTGAAGCAGTGGGTCATCAATATATCGGTACGACAGAGCAAGGCGATGTGATGATGCACTACATCCGCAAATGTTCAGCCGATGAATTGATTGAAAAAACGTTTGAACAAACGATTTCTACTGATAAGATTGTTGCACGTGCAGCTAATGGCGGCATTATTTTAGATGTTCGCGAGGAAGCAGAATTTGCATTTGGACACATCGCAGGAGCGAAATCGATCCCGATGGGGGAATTGGAGGCGCGTCTGAGTGAACTAGAAAAAGGACAAGAAATTTATGTGGTTTGTCGTACAGGTAAACGTAGCGATTTAGCAGCGCAAAAATTAGAAAAAAACGGTTTTACAAACGTATACAATGTCCTACCAGGTATGGCTGCTTGGTCAGGCGATTTAATAAAAATAGTCTAA